A single window of Flavipsychrobacter sp. DNA harbors:
- the nhaA gene encoding Na+/H+ antiporter NhaA — translation MAKMSSPATYIKDRIVSPIKEFIHDSRAVGITLIACTIISLILSNSPWSEEYIGFWNSELIHATSPRVHLPHSIIHIINDALMAVFFFLVGLEIKRELLVGELASIKKSALPVIGAVGGMTIPALIFLAWTWGSPLSRGWGIPMATDIAFSLGVLSMLGKRTPFSLRVFLMALAIIDDLGGIVTIAIFYAETINWTYLFMAGGLLFVLSLLNILKMKRYYIYFIFGIFLWYFFFNSGVHATIAGVLLAFTIPLHKIEDLIHSLHDPVNFIILPLFALANTTIVFPSDFAPIYASIVHWGVFTGLVAGKPIGIFLFSWLAVKFKIAALPKGMNWYQLIGMGMIAGIGFTMSIFMATLAYKLPEIQVIAKVGILGASLVAGLTGFLFIYRLCKNAAVVEEEE, via the coding sequence ATGGCAAAGATGTCTTCTCCGGCTACCTATATAAAGGATAGAATTGTCTCTCCTATCAAGGAGTTTATACACGACAGTAGAGCTGTAGGTATTACACTAATAGCTTGTACTATCATCTCTTTAATATTAAGCAATAGCCCATGGAGCGAAGAGTATATCGGCTTCTGGAATTCAGAGCTAATACATGCAACATCTCCACGCGTACATTTACCGCATAGCATCATCCATATTATTAATGATGCTTTGATGGCCGTCTTCTTTTTTCTGGTTGGGTTAGAAATAAAAAGAGAACTCCTCGTAGGAGAGTTAGCCAGTATAAAAAAATCGGCGCTACCCGTTATTGGTGCTGTTGGTGGTATGACCATTCCTGCATTGATATTTTTAGCATGGACGTGGGGCAGCCCTCTCAGCAGAGGCTGGGGTATACCAATGGCTACAGATATCGCTTTCTCTTTAGGTGTCCTATCAATGCTTGGCAAACGAACACCTTTTTCACTTAGGGTTTTCTTAATGGCACTGGCCATTATTGACGATCTAGGAGGCATTGTTACCATCGCTATCTTCTATGCTGAGACCATCAACTGGACTTACCTATTCATGGCAGGAGGTTTACTGTTTGTTCTAAGCCTGCTCAATATCCTTAAGATGAAGCGTTATTATATTTACTTCATCTTCGGAATCTTCTTATGGTATTTCTTCTTCAATTCGGGTGTACATGCTACTATAGCTGGGGTACTATTAGCCTTCACTATTCCGCTACACAAAATTGAAGACCTGATCCACTCTCTACACGACCCTGTTAACTTTATAATACTTCCATTATTTGCCTTAGCCAATACTACTATTGTATTCCCTTCAGACTTTGCCCCTATCTACGCGTCTATAGTTCATTGGGGTGTATTTACAGGATTGGTAGCGGGCAAGCCGATAGGTATTTTCTTATTTAGCTGGCTGGCTGTTAAGTTCAAAATTGCCGCACTACCTAAAGGGATGAACTGGTACCAACTGATTGGCATGGGCATGATAGCAGGTATAGGGTTTACCATGTCTATCTTTATGGCTACACTGGCTTACAAACTGCCGGAAATACAAGTGATCGCTAAAGTAGGCATCCTTGGAGCTTCTCTTGTAGCTGGGCTTACAGGATTCTTGTTTATATACAGATTATGTAAAAACGCTGCCGTTGTTGAAGAAGAGGAATAG
- a CDS encoding dihydrolipoamide acetyltransferase family protein encodes MAIVDLVMPKMGESIMEATVLKWHKQPGDSVSLDETVLEIATDKVDSEVPSTAEGTITEILFNEDDVVPVGTVIAKIDTAGDAVATPPPAAEAPAPQPAPAPAPTPAPQPAPAAASVATDVAASTGNVNRFYSPLVLNIAAKEGISMTELENIPGTGNEGRVTKKDILGYVANRGAGASAAPQPAPAAAPTPAPQPTPAPQPTAAPVAKAAAPTPAPAPSSYGNNVEVIEMDRMRKLIANHMVNSKHTSPHVTSFTEADVTNIVEWRNKVKGEFSKKYGEKITFTPIFIEAIVNCIRQFPMINASLDGNNILVKKDINIGMAAALPSGNLIVPVIKNADSKNLLGLARDVNHLAHAARGNKLKADDTQDGTFTLTNVGTFGSLMGTPIINQPQVAILAVGSIKKRPVVLETEHGDVIAIRHMMYLSMSYDHRIVDGSLGASFLTAVANELEAFDPSRGV; translated from the coding sequence ATGGCTATAGTTGATTTAGTTATGCCCAAGATGGGTGAAAGTATAATGGAAGCTACTGTGTTGAAATGGCACAAGCAACCAGGAGACAGTGTAAGCTTGGACGAGACTGTATTAGAAATTGCTACAGATAAAGTAGATAGTGAGGTGCCTTCTACTGCTGAGGGTACGATCACAGAGATATTATTTAATGAAGATGATGTTGTACCTGTAGGTACTGTCATTGCTAAAATAGATACTGCAGGGGATGCCGTGGCTACACCGCCACCTGCTGCCGAAGCACCAGCTCCACAGCCGGCCCCAGCACCTGCACCTACCCCTGCGCCACAACCTGCACCTGCTGCAGCTTCTGTTGCGACTGATGTAGCTGCTAGTACGGGTAATGTAAATCGTTTCTACTCACCACTTGTGCTGAATATTGCTGCTAAAGAAGGTATTAGCATGACAGAGTTGGAAAACATTCCTGGTACAGGTAATGAAGGTCGTGTAACCAAGAAAGATATTTTAGGCTATGTTGCTAATAGAGGGGCCGGCGCAAGCGCTGCTCCGCAACCTGCACCCGCAGCAGCACCTACCCCTGCTCCACAGCCAACACCAGCACCACAGCCTACAGCGGCTCCGGTAGCGAAAGCAGCAGCACCTACTCCTGCTCCAGCGCCATCTTCTTATGGTAATAATGTAGAGGTAATAGAGATGGATCGTATGCGTAAGCTGATCGCTAACCATATGGTGAACAGTAAGCACACATCTCCACACGTTACTAGCTTTACAGAGGCTGATGTGACCAATATTGTTGAGTGGAGAAATAAGGTGAAAGGGGAATTCAGTAAGAAGTATGGTGAGAAGATCACATTCACGCCTATATTTATTGAAGCTATTGTGAACTGTATTCGTCAGTTCCCTATGATAAATGCTAGCCTTGATGGTAATAATATCTTGGTGAAGAAAGATATTAATATAGGTATGGCAGCAGCATTGCCAAGTGGTAATTTGATCGTGCCTGTAATTAAAAATGCAGATAGTAAAAACTTATTAGGGTTGGCTAGAGACGTGAACCATTTAGCACATGCAGCTCGTGGTAACAAGTTGAAAGCTGACGATACGCAAGATGGTACATTTACGTTAACTAACGTAGGTACTTTTGGTAGCTTAATGGGCACGCCTATCATCAACCAACCTCAAGTAGCCATACTTGCAGTAGGTAGTATTAAGAAACGCCCTGTAGTGTTGGAGACAGAACATGGTGATGTAATAGCTATCCGTCATATGATGTACTTGAGTATGAGTTACGATCATAGAATCGTAGATGGTTCTCTAGGTGCTAGTTTCTTAACTGCCGTGGCTAATGAGCTAGAGGCATTCGACCCAAGTAGAGGTGTCTAA
- a CDS encoding putative LPS assembly protein LptD — protein sequence MFILTGNTHAQSKDSTAITNIVRNDSTRLLAIDSNALALDSLAADTTAKDTLASTNKIQALEKRLGIKLSPDALPSVVSSEAADSAVLDMGNNEFYLYGNAKVKHEDLELNAGKIMYNQSANLVTAAPLSDTSVKMKDRPSFTQGSEKFTYDSLKYNFKSKKAIVLNARSQYGQGFVVSGQVKRNPDQSIYGLGNIYTTCSLDTPHFGIRARKIKVIPNKVVASGAANITIEQVPTPFYLPFGLFPIAQGQRSGFILPTYTLDDRIGLGLIGGGYYFKLSDYADLKLMTNLYSKGSWMVSGLTGYRKKYKYNGSLLFSYAINKTGESYEPTAQQTKDFQLQWQHASDPKSRPGTSFNAAVNAGSSTFNQNNSYDANLILQNQFNSNITYSKQFIGKPYSLSVGARHSQNTGSGLVQVTLPTVAFYVSQFNPFQGKNSVGTKWYEKITTEYRFTGENQLSFYDSTFSFDNLAFEDFNNGMKHEIPINATYNLFRFVNLTMGTKYTEYWLTKQSFRYYNNAAEGVDTIKNNGFFTARDFNASIGVNTRIYGMKKFKKGSLRGIRHVLVPSVNYTYTPDFANAPFRYGYQTIINPAAPPTYLSPYEGSVVGTPGFNQFGKFSSAINFGLNNNLQIKVRTKDSTGTKNVTLIDNFTISSSYDIARDSFNWNNIGVVFSTNLLNFININANAIFDPYVFSYAEGRRINKTMVGNGTGIARFSNASVSLSTQLNGKPTESRSNMPAANSPEYQRLMAYGGYNDYADFTIPWNLSFNYSLQLSNTYQAASKKDSIQISTHYLGVAGEITVTERWKLIVSTGYNFNDKKLQMTNIRILRDLHCWQMELATVPFGPRKFYNFTLGVKAQVLQDLKLLRRRNYNEFVN from the coding sequence GTGTTTATATTAACAGGTAATACACATGCACAATCGAAGGATAGTACCGCCATTACTAACATTGTTCGCAATGATAGTACCCGTTTGTTGGCTATAGATAGTAATGCTTTAGCGCTGGACAGCTTGGCGGCAGATACCACGGCAAAGGATACGCTAGCCAGTACTAATAAGATCCAGGCTTTGGAAAAGCGATTAGGTATCAAGCTATCTCCCGATGCACTACCTTCAGTAGTATCGTCAGAGGCGGCAGACTCTGCCGTGTTGGATATGGGTAATAATGAGTTTTATCTATATGGAAACGCCAAAGTAAAACACGAAGACCTAGAGCTCAACGCAGGTAAGATCATGTATAACCAGTCGGCCAATTTGGTGACTGCGGCCCCCTTGTCCGATACATCGGTAAAGATGAAAGACCGCCCGTCTTTTACGCAGGGCAGTGAGAAGTTTACATACGATTCGCTGAAGTATAATTTTAAAAGTAAAAAGGCAATTGTGCTCAATGCACGCTCACAGTACGGGCAAGGCTTTGTGGTGAGTGGGCAGGTGAAGCGTAACCCTGACCAGTCTATATATGGGTTAGGTAATATATATACAACATGCTCTTTGGATACCCCTCACTTTGGTATCAGAGCTAGAAAGATAAAAGTGATACCGAATAAGGTAGTGGCATCAGGAGCCGCTAATATCACGATCGAGCAAGTGCCTACACCATTCTATTTGCCCTTTGGCTTGTTCCCTATAGCGCAGGGGCAGCGTTCTGGCTTTATACTACCTACTTATACATTAGACGATAGGATAGGATTGGGGTTAATAGGTGGAGGTTATTATTTCAAGTTGAGTGATTATGCTGATTTGAAGTTGATGACCAACCTTTACTCTAAAGGTAGCTGGATGGTGAGTGGGTTAACAGGGTATCGAAAAAAGTATAAATACAATGGCTCGCTATTATTTTCTTATGCCATTAATAAAACGGGAGAGTCTTACGAGCCTACAGCTCAGCAAACCAAAGATTTTCAACTGCAATGGCAGCATGCGAGCGACCCTAAGTCGAGACCAGGGACTAGCTTTAACGCAGCAGTAAATGCAGGGTCTTCTACCTTCAACCAAAACAACTCTTACGATGCGAATCTAATATTACAGAATCAGTTCAACTCGAATATTACCTATTCCAAGCAGTTTATAGGTAAGCCTTATTCCTTAAGTGTAGGTGCAAGACATAGCCAAAATACAGGGTCTGGGTTGGTGCAGGTAACACTGCCAACAGTGGCGTTTTATGTCTCGCAGTTCAATCCTTTTCAGGGCAAGAATAGTGTAGGTACTAAATGGTATGAGAAGATAACAACAGAGTATCGCTTTACGGGCGAAAACCAACTCTCTTTTTATGACAGTACCTTTAGCTTCGACAATTTAGCGTTTGAAGACTTTAATAATGGAATGAAGCATGAGATACCTATCAATGCTACATACAACTTGTTCCGTTTTGTCAACCTGACAATGGGTACTAAGTATACAGAGTATTGGCTAACCAAACAAAGCTTCAGATATTATAATAATGCAGCGGAAGGAGTGGATACGATCAAGAACAATGGTTTTTTCACGGCAAGAGACTTTAATGCTTCCATAGGCGTTAATACACGTATCTATGGTATGAAGAAATTTAAGAAAGGATCATTAAGAGGTATAAGACATGTGTTGGTGCCAAGTGTTAACTATACTTACACTCCCGATTTTGCAAATGCTCCTTTCCGTTATGGCTACCAAACAATCATAAATCCTGCAGCTCCACCTACTTATTTATCTCCTTACGAAGGCTCGGTGGTTGGTACACCAGGGTTTAATCAGTTTGGTAAGTTTAGCAGTGCCATAAATTTTGGGTTGAACAATAACCTACAGATAAAAGTAAGGACAAAGGATAGTACAGGTACTAAGAATGTAACCTTGATAGATAATTTCACCATTAGCAGTAGTTATGATATCGCTAGAGATTCCTTCAACTGGAATAATATAGGTGTTGTCTTTTCTACCAACCTGTTGAACTTTATTAATATTAATGCCAACGCAATATTCGACCCATATGTATTTAGCTATGCAGAGGGTAGAAGGATAAATAAAACAATGGTAGGTAATGGTACAGGTATTGCGCGTTTTAGTAATGCGAGTGTTAGCTTATCTACACAGTTAAATGGTAAGCCTACGGAGAGTCGTAGCAATATGCCTGCGGCTAACTCGCCAGAATATCAGCGACTAATGGCTTATGGTGGGTATAACGATTATGCAGATTTTACCATTCCTTGGAACTTGTCTTTTAACTACTCGCTACAGTTGAGCAATACCTATCAAGCAGCATCAAAAAAGGATTCTATACAAATATCTACCCACTATTTGGGGGTAGCTGGTGAGATCACTGTTACGGAAAGGTGGAAGTTGATCGTATCAACAGGGTATAACTTTAATGATAAGAAGCTTCAGATGACAAATATTCGTATACTTAGAGATCTGCATTGCTGGCAGATGGAGTTAGCGACAGTGCCTTTTGGTCCAAGGAAGTTTTACAACTTTACTTTGGGGGTAAAAGCGCAGGTATTGCAAGACCTCAAGTTGCTCAGAAGGCGCAACTATAATGAGTTTGTCAATTGA
- a CDS encoding N-acetylmuramoyl-L-alanine amidase, whose product MRIKLLLIILSCCISPQLLFANGKKVTKIVLDAGHGGQDGGARGNFSNEKDLALAVTMKLGKMIAENMKDVEVIYTRTTDVYPSLVTRHEIANKAGADLFVSIHINSTAGTKTRVRAGYRTIKGKDGKTYRRPRYRTVYNRNRNTNAAGTMCLVLGLHRSSQKEDAIGEYGDNVVDEPGLLNPDDPQTAIIISQYTQAFLNRSVSVATKIQNNFIAQGRGDYGVKQQGLEVLAGSAMPGVLVEIGFVNNPEEETYMNSVKGQNEIVDAIFRGIREYKKEVEGN is encoded by the coding sequence ATGCGAATAAAACTGCTGCTTATAATACTTTCCTGTTGCATCTCTCCACAACTACTTTTTGCTAACGGTAAAAAGGTGACTAAAATTGTATTGGATGCGGGACATGGAGGTCAAGACGGCGGTGCCAGAGGTAATTTCTCCAACGAGAAAGACCTTGCTTTGGCCGTTACGATGAAACTGGGAAAGATGATCGCGGAAAACATGAAAGATGTTGAAGTGATCTATACCCGTACTACCGATGTATACCCTTCATTGGTTACCCGCCACGAAATTGCCAATAAAGCAGGCGCCGACCTTTTTGTATCCATACACATCAACTCTACTGCAGGTACTAAAACAAGGGTTAGAGCAGGCTACAGAACCATAAAAGGGAAAGACGGCAAAACCTACAGAAGACCACGATACAGGACTGTATATAATAGGAATAGGAATACTAATGCTGCAGGTACTATGTGTCTTGTATTAGGACTACATCGCAGCTCCCAAAAGGAAGATGCTATAGGCGAGTATGGCGACAATGTGGTAGACGAGCCGGGACTATTGAACCCAGACGATCCTCAAACAGCAATTATCATCTCTCAATACACACAAGCTTTTTTGAACAGAAGTGTTTCTGTAGCTACCAAGATCCAAAACAACTTTATAGCACAAGGAAGAGGCGATTATGGTGTGAAGCAACAAGGACTGGAAGTACTGGCTGGTAGTGCCATGCCAGGTGTATTGGTAGAGATCGGGTTTGTAAACAACCCCGAGGAAGAGACCTATATGAATTCCGTAAAAGGGCAGAACGAAATAGTTGATGCCATCTTCAGAGGTATAAGGGAGTATAAAAAGGAAGTAGAAGGCAACTAA
- a CDS encoding calcium-binding EGF-like domain-containing protein, with protein sequence MKGRFKTLVLAALGAIASFTTVTFTACNDDPCKAIACAYGGVCKDGDCACPSGYEGIHCEIVTRDKYVGTWTVFEKGTSTMPAEYPLSIDYGLTPTTLNIRNFYNRFNDKSQPVAATVRGDSMFINTFVEHFKVEGTGVLKWESYYPKHGELTLRYTVRDTVTGQVNDFGVNAGVPSIWNR encoded by the coding sequence ATGAAAGGCCGCTTCAAAACCTTAGTACTAGCAGCGCTTGGCGCTATTGCATCATTCACTACTGTTACCTTCACAGCGTGTAACGATGATCCTTGTAAGGCAATCGCTTGCGCATACGGAGGTGTATGTAAAGATGGAGATTGCGCATGTCCGTCTGGATATGAGGGTATACATTGTGAGATAGTTACTAGAGACAAATATGTAGGTACATGGACCGTTTTTGAGAAAGGAACTTCAACCATGCCGGCAGAGTACCCATTATCAATAGATTATGGTCTTACGCCAACTACATTAAACATCAGAAACTTCTACAACAGATTTAATGATAAAAGCCAACCTGTTGCAGCTACAGTAAGAGGTGATAGTATGTTCATCAATACATTTGTAGAGCATTTTAAAGTAGAAGGCACAGGCGTATTGAAATGGGAGTCTTACTATCCTAAGCATGGTGAACTAACGTTGAGATATACTGTTCGTGATACTGTTACAGGTCAGGTTAATGACTTTGGTGTGAACGCTGGTGTTCCATCTATCTGGAATAGATAA
- the ccsA gene encoding cytochrome c biogenesis protein CcsA, with amino-acid sequence MDTQYIGEHLGPGQLGHFFVITSFVAALFSSFAYFRSAQTEHDASNSKIWLLLGRNAFVIHAAMVAGIFITLFYLITNHYFEYHYVWDHSDLSLSPKYLLSCFWEGQQGSFLLWSIWHCVLGLIVMATAKGLESRTMSIIALVQVLLATMLLGFHFSPEFNIGSSPFILLRDKMQGAPIFEMPNYLERIQDGNGLNILLQNYWMVIHPPVLFLGFASTLIPFAYTIAALWKGEYNSWVRETRIWSLFSGAILGTGIMMGGAWAYESLTFGGYWAWDPVENASLVPWLTLIAALHTLIIYKATGRSFILTTVLFGVTYLLIWYSTFLTRTGVLGETSVHAFTGEGQSLYWHLLIVIGVLLAITVGLLIKRWKGLPRVKNEEQLSSREFWMFVGSIILFLSALHIILATSMPVWAPLYETFTGKKPANFLDPVQYYNSVQVWVAIIIAILSATTLYLKFKKSDGKKAWKKIGITGVIGLLLAFVIGFTQKIDAPQYALLLFATSFSLVANLYYAIAIQKSKIKKLGAALTHFGFALSLLGILLSSYNKEVISLNTLGVVFNFGGTQAENMEESRENVLLYKDVPVVMGDYTVTYLGDSIPENDARTFFKVNYVKTDDAGKVVEEFMLYPNAFVNAKGMDQGSLSANPASKHYLSKDIFTYVNSYLAGDAVAADKDYKSHIMKKGDTVYLNNGYMVFGGFDRRVNNPNYVEENGDIAVEGILNVYDLEGQIDTLSPVFILRNQKFITHVADTMESMKLHTYIAKVIPEQEAAEVMVHEDKAAKEYIVLKALLFPYINVLWVGIIVMVLGFLLSMWNRMTKKEKVKK; translated from the coding sequence TTGGATACTCAATACATCGGTGAACATCTTGGACCTGGGCAACTGGGTCATTTTTTTGTGATCACTTCATTTGTGGCAGCGTTGTTTAGTTCGTTTGCCTACTTCCGCTCTGCTCAGACCGAGCACGATGCGAGCAATAGTAAAATATGGTTGCTGCTGGGCAGAAATGCTTTCGTGATACATGCAGCTATGGTAGCTGGTATTTTCATTACGTTGTTTTATCTTATTACCAATCACTATTTTGAATACCACTATGTTTGGGATCACTCCGATCTAAGCCTCTCCCCCAAGTACCTCTTATCTTGTTTCTGGGAAGGGCAGCAGGGTAGTTTCTTATTATGGTCTATATGGCACTGTGTGCTGGGGCTGATAGTGATGGCCACAGCAAAAGGCTTAGAGAGTCGCACTATGAGTATTATAGCTTTGGTGCAGGTACTGCTGGCCACGATGCTATTGGGCTTCCATTTTTCTCCCGAGTTCAATATAGGTAGTTCTCCATTCATCTTGCTAAGAGATAAAATGCAAGGAGCGCCAATATTTGAAATGCCTAACTACTTGGAGCGCATTCAAGATGGTAATGGATTGAATATATTATTACAGAACTACTGGATGGTGATACATCCTCCGGTATTATTCTTAGGTTTTGCCTCTACACTTATTCCGTTTGCATATACCATTGCAGCCTTATGGAAAGGAGAGTATAACTCTTGGGTGAGAGAAACACGCATCTGGTCTTTATTTTCTGGTGCTATATTAGGTACAGGTATTATGATGGGTGGCGCTTGGGCTTACGAGTCGCTCACCTTTGGCGGCTATTGGGCATGGGACCCTGTAGAAAATGCCTCTCTAGTGCCTTGGCTTACATTGATAGCCGCCTTGCACACACTCATTATTTATAAAGCAACGGGTAGGTCGTTTATTCTAACTACCGTATTATTTGGTGTTACTTATTTATTGATATGGTATTCTACTTTCCTGACTCGTACAGGTGTACTGGGTGAGACTTCGGTACACGCATTTACAGGGGAAGGGCAGTCGCTTTATTGGCACTTGCTAATTGTGATAGGTGTTTTGTTAGCCATTACAGTTGGGCTGCTTATCAAACGCTGGAAAGGGCTGCCTAGAGTGAAGAATGAAGAGCAGCTAAGCTCGCGTGAGTTCTGGATGTTTGTAGGGTCTATTATTTTATTCTTGTCGGCTTTACACATTATATTGGCTACATCTATGCCTGTTTGGGCGCCGCTTTATGAAACATTTACGGGTAAAAAACCTGCGAACTTTTTAGATCCTGTACAATATTATAATAGTGTACAAGTGTGGGTGGCTATTATAATAGCAATACTATCGGCCACTACTTTATATCTTAAGTTCAAGAAAAGCGACGGTAAAAAGGCTTGGAAGAAAATAGGTATAACGGGTGTGATAGGTTTGTTGTTGGCTTTTGTCATTGGGTTCACGCAAAAGATAGACGCGCCACAATATGCTTTATTGTTATTTGCTACCAGTTTCTCATTAGTGGCCAACCTGTACTATGCTATAGCCATACAGAAAAGTAAGATAAAGAAACTAGGTGCGGCATTAACACACTTCGGCTTTGCGCTGTCTCTATTGGGGATACTATTGTCTTCTTATAATAAAGAGGTGATATCTCTGAATACATTAGGTGTTGTTTTCAACTTTGGTGGTACACAGGCGGAGAACATGGAAGAGAGTAGGGAGAATGTATTGCTCTACAAAGATGTGCCTGTTGTGATGGGCGACTATACGGTAACTTATCTAGGCGATTCGATCCCTGAAAATGATGCAAGAACCTTCTTTAAAGTAAACTATGTGAAGACGGACGATGCAGGTAAGGTAGTAGAAGAGTTCATGCTTTACCCGAATGCTTTTGTCAATGCCAAAGGTATGGATCAGGGCAGTCTTAGTGCCAACCCCGCGTCTAAGCACTATTTGTCTAAAGATATATTTACCTATGTGAACTCTTATTTGGCAGGCGATGCTGTAGCAGCAGACAAAGACTATAAGAGCCATATCATGAAGAAGGGAGATACAGTATATCTGAACAACGGGTATATGGTATTTGGAGGGTTTGACAGAAGAGTGAACAACCCTAACTATGTAGAAGAGAACGGAGATATAGCTGTAGAGGGCATCTTGAATGTGTATGACTTGGAAGGACAGATAGATACACTGTCTCCTGTGTTTATATTACGCAATCAGAAGTTCATCACTCATGTAGCCGATACGATGGAAAGTATGAAGCTGCATACTTATATAGCTAAAGTAATACCCGAGCAGGAAGCTGCTGAAGTAATGGTGCATGAAGACAAAGCTGCGAAGGAGTATATAGTACTCAAGGCATTGCTCTTCCCTTACATCAATGTGTTATGGGTAGGTATTATAGTTATGGTACTGGGTTTCTTGCTTAGTATGTGGAATAGAATGACGAAGAAAGAAAAGGTGAAGAAGTAA
- a CDS encoding cytochrome c maturation protein CcmE codes for MKKTHIVLLLLVVAAVAVIVSMFGDFSTYETFASAAKEQGKQYHVMGELVKDKDMVYDPIKDPNHFEFYVVDKSGAENKVVFSGAKPTDIEKSEQIVMTGYMNEGTFHCSKIQMKCPSKYENDQIAVANN; via the coding sequence ATGAAAAAGACGCACATTGTATTATTGCTTTTGGTAGTAGCAGCAGTAGCTGTAATAGTGAGCATGTTTGGAGACTTTAGCACTTATGAGACTTTTGCCTCAGCAGCTAAAGAACAGGGAAAGCAATATCATGTAATGGGAGAGTTGGTAAAGGATAAGGATATGGTATATGATCCGATCAAAGACCCTAACCATTTTGAGTTTTATGTTGTAGATAAGTCGGGAGCGGAGAATAAAGTAGTATTCAGCGGAGCAAAACCTACTGATATTGAAAAGTCGGAGCAGATAGTAATGACAGGATATATGAATGAGGGTACATTCCATTGTTCAAAAATTCAGATGAAATGCCCGTCTAAATATGAGAACGACCAAATAGCGGTGGCTAATAACTAG
- a CDS encoding agmatinase family protein — protein MADLSNFDPNSVGVKNDNLFGLPFTEENAELILLPVPWEVTTSYRDGTARGPEHILDASLQIDLYDPDTTNAWKKGFCMLPIDKQVRKESDYLRQCAQLIISHLEEGGDVTKNEHLNCKLEEINKASYELCDWVKEQTLAQLKKGKKVGLIGGDHSTPLGFIKALGEMHENFGVLQIDAHADLRVAYEGFKYSHASIMYNVLEEVPQVNKLVQVGIRDYCDDELVIIQQNPNRIATFFDKDIKEQQYEGSTWQQICKKIVSELPQKVYISFDIDGLDPKLCPNTGTPVPGGFELQEVFYLIKQIHQSGKELVGFDLNEVSAGNHGMDTIDSIVGARALYKLCNYMVG, from the coding sequence ATGGCAGACCTTTCTAATTTCGACCCCAACTCTGTAGGTGTTAAGAACGACAACCTTTTCGGACTTCCTTTTACCGAAGAGAATGCAGAACTGATATTACTACCCGTTCCTTGGGAGGTAACTACATCTTATAGAGACGGTACTGCCAGAGGGCCTGAACATATTTTAGATGCCTCTTTACAAATAGACCTATACGACCCCGACACTACCAATGCCTGGAAGAAAGGCTTTTGTATGCTACCTATAGACAAACAAGTACGCAAAGAAAGCGACTATCTACGCCAATGCGCACAGTTGATCATCTCTCATTTGGAAGAGGGCGGTGACGTAACTAAAAATGAGCACCTCAACTGTAAGCTTGAAGAGATCAACAAGGCTAGCTATGAGCTATGCGACTGGGTAAAAGAGCAAACATTAGCACAACTTAAAAAAGGGAAAAAAGTAGGGCTAATAGGTGGCGACCATAGCACTCCTCTTGGCTTTATCAAAGCACTTGGAGAGATGCACGAAAACTTTGGGGTATTGCAAATAGATGCTCATGCCGACTTGCGCGTAGCCTACGAAGGCTTTAAATATTCTCACGCCTCTATAATGTATAATGTACTGGAAGAAGTGCCTCAGGTAAATAAGCTTGTACAGGTAGGTATACGTGACTATTGCGATGATGAATTGGTCATTATTCAACAAAACCCTAACCGTATTGCAACCTTCTTTGATAAGGACATAAAAGAACAACAATACGAAGGGAGTACATGGCAACAAATTTGCAAGAAGATCGTTAGCGAACTTCCGCAGAAAGTATATATCAGTTTTGATATTGACGGCTTAGACCCTAAGCTTTGTCCCAACACGGGCACGCCGGTACCGGGTGGTTTTGAGTTGCAAGAGGTATTTTACCTGATCAAGCAAATACATCAATCGGGCAAGGAACTTGTAGGTTTTGACCTAAATGAAGTATCGGCTGGCAATCATGGCATGGACACCATAGATAGTATTGTAGGGGCGCGTGCACTATACAAGCTCTGCAACTATATGGTAGGCTAG